Proteins encoded within one genomic window of Rossellomorea vietnamensis:
- a CDS encoding MFS transporter: protein MNPNFNRIAAVLVVMAVMVACNIYTFIPIYGSISATLSIPQSEVVMAGTSFIFLYACGLLTFANAADHFGKKKILVWGMLASAVSSGLVGLSADFWSLLITRGVQGFCLGSFAPVAFAYTYDLFSGKHRTLLLAFINSGFLFAGILGQLLSEGITRFSGWSAVFFFFAVVYASLFLIGNQTLPSTNVVSVSPSQQLATIVKLLKRKELLYCYGIVFTLLATFIAYYDSLTRYMSDDPGLLFLTRSVGLIGAGLSLFTGRLMEALGIYKTLFIGVALSLISVGAAFMFAYDHEPFIIILSSILFVSATSLLIPTVITLIGNMSGKGRSQALSLYSFLLLGGTSVAPLVIMHLTYVQSLFLLVGCFLFHAWMGGLLYAGRKRWGTGD, encoded by the coding sequence ATGAATCCAAATTTCAACAGAATTGCTGCTGTCCTGGTTGTGATGGCCGTAATGGTCGCTTGTAATATTTACACCTTCATCCCCATTTATGGAAGCATCTCTGCCACTCTTTCCATTCCCCAAAGTGAAGTCGTCATGGCCGGAACTTCATTTATCTTTCTCTACGCATGCGGATTATTAACCTTTGCCAATGCCGCAGACCACTTCGGCAAAAAAAAGATCCTCGTCTGGGGGATGCTTGCATCTGCCGTTTCTTCAGGACTCGTTGGACTATCTGCAGACTTTTGGAGTTTATTAATCACGAGGGGAGTACAGGGATTTTGTCTGGGGAGCTTTGCACCTGTCGCGTTTGCCTATACGTATGATTTGTTTTCAGGAAAGCATCGGACCCTGCTTCTGGCCTTCATCAATTCAGGATTTCTCTTTGCCGGTATCCTCGGTCAGTTGCTCAGCGAAGGAATCACACGCTTCTCCGGCTGGTCTGCAGTGTTCTTCTTTTTCGCGGTGGTGTACGCTTCCCTTTTCTTAATCGGAAACCAGACGCTTCCATCAACAAACGTTGTATCTGTTTCACCCTCACAACAACTCGCCACCATCGTAAAGCTGCTTAAGAGAAAAGAACTCCTTTACTGTTACGGAATCGTCTTCACCCTTCTCGCTACATTCATCGCCTATTATGACAGCTTGACCCGCTACATGTCAGACGATCCCGGCCTGCTTTTCCTCACCAGGTCAGTAGGACTGATCGGAGCCGGTTTATCCCTTTTCACCGGCCGTCTTATGGAGGCACTCGGAATCTACAAAACTCTGTTTATCGGAGTCGCTTTATCGCTGATAAGTGTGGGGGCTGCTTTCATGTTTGCATATGATCACGAACCCTTCATCATCATTCTTTCTTCCATTCTTTTTGTCTCGGCGACCTCCTTATTGATCCCGACCGTCATCACCCTGATCGGAAATATGAGCGGAAAGGGACGAAGCCAGGCACTCAGCCTCTACTCCTTTCTATTATTAGGAGGGACCAGCGTGGCACCGTTGGTCATCATGCATCTTACCTATGTACAATCGCTGTTTCTGTTAGTGGGATGCTTTTTATTTCATGCTTGGATGGGGGGCTTGTTATATGCGGGGCGGAAGAGATGGGGGACTGGGGATTAG
- a CDS encoding GNAT family N-acetyltransferase: MKRLLSSTRIYLSGFQEEDVSAIREWNQNEDVQRLLDALPHKPKSEEEIKKWMGDSGDNAYRFAVRLKDDGRIIGFVELDGILWTHRVGWVSISIGDEQSWGNGYGREAMQCLLAYGFHELNLHRLQLTVFSYNERAIRLYESLGFTKEGSFRQFLQRDGKRYDMILYGLLVDEWKGG, translated from the coding sequence ATGAAACGGTTATTATCCAGTACAAGAATATACCTATCAGGATTTCAGGAAGAAGACGTTTCGGCAATAAGGGAATGGAATCAAAATGAAGATGTGCAAAGACTATTGGATGCCCTCCCCCATAAACCGAAATCAGAAGAGGAAATCAAGAAATGGATGGGCGATTCCGGTGACAATGCCTATCGTTTTGCCGTCCGTCTGAAGGATGACGGCAGGATCATCGGATTTGTTGAGTTGGACGGAATTCTGTGGACACATCGAGTGGGATGGGTCTCGATTTCCATCGGTGACGAGCAGTCATGGGGAAATGGATACGGCAGGGAAGCCATGCAGTGTCTCCTGGCCTATGGGTTTCATGAGTTGAATTTACACCGTCTTCAGTTAACGGTATTTTCGTATAATGAGAGAGCGATCCGTTTATATGAATCACTGGGGTTCACGAAAGAAGGAAGCTTCCGACAGTTCCTGCAGAGGGACGGGAAACGATATGACATGATCCTGTATGGGTTATTGGTGGATGAATGGAAAGGAGGATGA
- a CDS encoding class I adenylate-forming enzyme family protein, whose product MERVTDWLHKRSMISPDRIALLDAATNERIDYRTLDERASKWAQYMCHHGITKGDRVVFISTNHTVCFEILFACGKIGAVFVPLNWRLAPSEIESIAKNCTPSLLFYKKELQFLVTSISKCCPQFCIEDAAGKVYSVEKGMSYSPILSLSDPWLMIYTGGTTGSPKGVVLSHKSVTSNALNTVVSWNLIQEDCTVTYLPTFHTGGLNALSIPLLMIGGKVVLAERFDPEQAIRALNEYECSIVLLVPTMYHLLMEKDEFKSTPFPKMKVFLSGGAPCPGKVYEFFKEKEIPFKEGYGLTEAGPNNFYIDPSRMKKGSVGKAMMLNRVKVIDDEGNPVGRGEVGELLLGGDHLFKEYWQNPEQTQQVIQDGWLHTGDLAKFDEDEDYYIVGRKKDMIISGGENIYPQELEHWISEHPAVSECAVIGLPHEKWGEVVTSFISLQKGAGISTEDVKAFCLQKFGKYKIPKDYHFVKELPKTDVGKVNKQALTKLLQGQ is encoded by the coding sequence ATGGAAAGAGTCACAGATTGGTTGCATAAGCGATCAATGATCTCTCCTGATCGAATTGCGTTACTGGATGCTGCCACGAACGAGAGGATTGATTACCGCACTTTAGATGAACGGGCGTCTAAGTGGGCTCAATATATGTGTCATCACGGGATCACAAAAGGGGACCGTGTGGTGTTCATTTCTACGAATCATACGGTCTGCTTCGAGATTTTGTTTGCTTGTGGAAAGATAGGGGCTGTGTTTGTTCCGCTCAATTGGAGGTTAGCGCCATCTGAGATTGAATCGATTGCAAAGAATTGTACCCCCAGTCTTCTTTTTTATAAAAAAGAACTTCAATTCCTCGTTACGTCAATTTCTAAATGCTGCCCACAATTCTGTATAGAGGATGCTGCAGGGAAAGTTTACTCAGTGGAAAAAGGTATGTCATATTCCCCCATTCTCTCACTCTCTGATCCCTGGCTGATGATTTATACAGGGGGTACGACTGGGAGTCCAAAGGGTGTCGTCCTTTCACACAAATCTGTGACGTCAAATGCCCTGAATACAGTGGTGAGCTGGAATTTAATCCAGGAAGATTGCACCGTGACGTATTTGCCTACTTTTCATACGGGAGGATTAAATGCTTTATCGATCCCCCTATTAATGATAGGGGGGAAGGTCGTCCTCGCTGAGAGGTTCGATCCGGAACAGGCGATACGGGCTTTAAATGAATATGAGTGCAGCATTGTTCTCCTTGTACCGACCATGTATCATTTGCTGATGGAAAAGGACGAATTCAAGTCTACCCCTTTCCCGAAGATGAAGGTGTTTTTATCCGGCGGAGCCCCTTGTCCGGGGAAAGTATACGAATTTTTTAAAGAAAAAGAGATTCCTTTTAAGGAAGGGTATGGTCTGACAGAAGCGGGGCCAAATAATTTCTACATTGACCCTTCCCGTATGAAAAAGGGTTCGGTCGGGAAAGCGATGATGTTGAACCGGGTGAAGGTCATCGATGACGAGGGGAACCCTGTCGGCCGCGGGGAAGTCGGGGAACTTTTATTAGGTGGAGATCATTTATTCAAAGAATATTGGCAGAATCCTGAACAAACACAACAGGTGATACAAGACGGCTGGCTTCATACGGGGGACCTGGCGAAATTCGATGAGGATGAAGATTACTACATTGTCGGCCGGAAAAAAGACATGATCATTTCAGGCGGTGAGAATATTTACCCTCAGGAGCTCGAGCACTGGATAAGCGAGCACCCTGCAGTTTCTGAGTGTGCGGTGATCGGTTTGCCCCATGAAAAATGGGGGGAAGTCGTCACGTCCTTCATTTCGTTACAAAAAGGTGCTGGTATATCAACGGAGGATGTGAAGGCATTTTGCCTGCAGAAGTTCGGCAAGTATAAGATCCCCAAGGACTATCACTTTGTGAAAGAATTACCGAAAACAGATGTGGGCAAAGTCAATAAACAGGCATTGACAAAGCTTTTACAGGGGCAATAA
- a CDS encoding endonuclease: protein MSAAGNGTWNSPYTVDQAVSNQNGSTQSVEGYVVGQPTSESSVVTNQFPNDYALALADSPSEANTDQMVYIQIPSSYRSSFGLQSNPGLMGEKIKVTGSLTAYFSHPGVKSTSAFESLEGGETDPTDPPTEPTDPPAYEEYYNTAEGKTGDALKTALHNIIDDHQTLSYDAVWGALRNTDEDPNNPNNVILLYSGRSQSKTTNGGGVNDWNREHVWAKSHGDFGTAQGPGTDLHHLRPTDVTVNSTRGNLDFDNGGNEQSEAPGNYYDSDSWEPRDEVKGDVARMIFYMDVRYEGDSGEVDLEMNNNVNNGSAPYMGKMSVLLEWNEEDPVDEREIRRNNIIYEQYQGNRNPFIDHPEWAEMIW from the coding sequence ATGAGTGCTGCAGGAAATGGGACGTGGAATTCCCCTTATACGGTGGACCAGGCCGTCTCAAATCAAAATGGATCCACACAGTCCGTAGAAGGATATGTGGTCGGACAGCCGACTTCAGAATCATCGGTTGTCACAAATCAATTTCCGAACGATTATGCATTGGCATTAGCGGATTCCCCGTCAGAAGCCAATACAGATCAGATGGTGTATATTCAGATACCATCTTCTTATCGTTCAAGCTTCGGCCTTCAAAGTAACCCGGGACTGATGGGTGAGAAAATCAAGGTAACGGGCAGCTTGACAGCCTATTTTTCCCACCCGGGAGTGAAGTCGACATCGGCGTTTGAATCGTTGGAAGGCGGGGAAACCGATCCGACCGATCCTCCAACGGAACCGACCGACCCACCGGCTTATGAAGAGTATTACAATACAGCAGAAGGGAAAACGGGTGATGCCCTGAAAACCGCACTACATAACATCATCGATGATCATCAAACCCTTTCATACGATGCGGTATGGGGAGCTTTGCGAAATACGGATGAAGACCCGAACAATCCTAATAATGTCATTCTCCTTTACTCAGGACGTTCACAATCGAAAACGACAAACGGTGGCGGAGTGAACGATTGGAACCGGGAGCACGTATGGGCTAAATCCCATGGTGATTTCGGAACGGCACAGGGGCCAGGGACGGACCTTCATCATTTAAGACCGACGGATGTTACGGTCAACTCTACAAGAGGCAACCTTGACTTCGATAATGGTGGGAACGAGCAGAGTGAAGCCCCGGGAAACTACTATGATAGCGATTCATGGGAGCCTCGTGATGAAGTGAAAGGCGACGTGGCACGTATGATTTTCTACATGGATGTCCGCTATGAAGGGGACAGCGGTGAAGTGGACTTGGAAATGAACAATAACGTCAACAACGGAAGTGCCCCTTATATGGGCAAAATGTCTGTACTCCTTGAATGGAACGAAGAAGATCCCGTTGATGAAAGGGAAATCCGCAGAAATAACATTATCTATGAACAATATCAAGGAAATCGAAATCCATTCATCGATCACCCCGAGTGGGCAGAAATGATCTGGTAA
- a CDS encoding thiolase family protein — protein MRNVVITSALRTPVGAFGGAFKDLLPTDLIVPVMKEAAKESGLSASDIDEVILGHCIQRTDQPNTARTASLLAGFDDTTTGFTIQRQCASGMQAIISAAMQIQTGLSDIVMAGGVEAMSSSPYILKQHRFGQRLQHGEIRDSVWEVLEDPIHGIMMGETAENLAEIHSISREEKDQYAVMSHERAVNAIEKGYFDRQIVPITVKERRGEKVIEKDESPRAGLELGKLEKLKPAFREGGSVTAGNSSSLNDGGAALILMSEEEAVRRGLQPLGRIVGYSVAGVDPKVMGIGPVPAIQKGLHTTKNWSLDEVDLFEINEAFAAQYLAVEKELGLDREKVNVNGSGISIGHPVGCTGARLVVSLLHEMKRRELKKGIASLCVGGGMGASVFVEGM, from the coding sequence ATGAGAAACGTAGTAATCACCTCGGCTCTTCGTACGCCGGTTGGCGCATTTGGAGGAGCGTTCAAGGACCTCCTTCCGACGGACTTGATCGTACCTGTAATGAAAGAAGCGGCAAAGGAAAGCGGGTTATCGGCAAGTGACATTGATGAAGTGATCCTTGGGCATTGCATCCAACGGACCGATCAGCCGAATACGGCCAGAACGGCTTCCCTGCTTGCCGGTTTTGATGACACAACGACGGGCTTTACGATTCAACGTCAATGCGCAAGCGGCATGCAGGCCATCATATCGGCAGCCATGCAAATCCAAACGGGCTTATCCGATATCGTCATGGCTGGCGGAGTGGAAGCGATGAGCTCGAGCCCCTATATATTAAAGCAGCACCGCTTCGGTCAAAGACTCCAACACGGTGAAATCCGTGATTCGGTGTGGGAGGTGCTTGAAGATCCCATTCACGGAATCATGATGGGGGAAACCGCTGAAAACCTTGCGGAGATCCATTCCATTTCCCGCGAAGAGAAGGATCAATATGCTGTGATGAGCCATGAGCGGGCAGTGAACGCAATCGAAAAGGGGTACTTCGATAGGCAGATCGTTCCGATTACGGTGAAGGAGCGAAGAGGGGAGAAGGTCATTGAAAAAGATGAAAGTCCCCGTGCAGGACTGGAACTCGGTAAACTCGAGAAATTGAAGCCGGCGTTCCGTGAAGGGGGATCTGTTACAGCAGGGAACTCGTCCAGCCTGAATGATGGTGGTGCGGCTTTAATCTTAATGAGTGAAGAAGAAGCCGTCAGGAGAGGATTACAGCCACTTGGAAGAATCGTCGGTTATTCAGTAGCGGGAGTCGATCCCAAAGTGATGGGAATCGGTCCGGTACCTGCCATTCAAAAAGGATTACATACAACAAAAAACTGGTCCCTGGATGAAGTCGATCTATTCGAAATCAACGAGGCGTTTGCTGCTCAGTATTTAGCGGTGGAGAAAGAACTTGGACTGGACCGGGAAAAGGTGAATGTGAACGGAAGCGGGATCAGCATCGGTCATCCCGTCGGTTGTACAGGCGCGCGACTAGTCGTGTCCTTGCTTCATGAAATGAAGCGCCGTGAATTGAAAAAAGGAATTGCGTCATTATGCGTGGGCGGAGGCATGGGTGCTTCGGTTTTCGTGGAAGGAATGTAG
- the fabG gene encoding 3-oxoacyl-ACP reductase FabG, translating to MRLLGKVAIITGAANGIGFAAVETFVNEGCHVALVDFNQESGEEKARQLNELGKGKAVFFQGDVADRSSVDSFVQGVKEQFGKINILINNAGITRDAMVHKLSSEDFQKVLDVNLTGVFNCTQAVLPHLIENGKGKIINTSSVSGVYGNVGQTNYAATKAAVVGMTKTWAKELGRKGINVNAVAPGFTETNMVAAVPEKVIDQMKAMIPLGRLGKPEDIAKAYLYLASDDSDYVNGTVLHVDGGIMM from the coding sequence ATGAGGCTTCTCGGGAAAGTCGCAATCATCACTGGTGCAGCCAACGGGATCGGATTTGCTGCAGTTGAAACATTTGTAAACGAAGGATGTCATGTGGCCCTTGTGGACTTCAATCAGGAAAGCGGGGAAGAAAAAGCCCGCCAGCTGAACGAATTGGGGAAGGGAAAAGCCGTCTTCTTCCAAGGGGATGTGGCCGACCGCTCTTCGGTGGATTCATTCGTGCAAGGGGTAAAAGAGCAATTCGGAAAGATCAATATTTTAATCAATAACGCGGGAATCACGAGGGACGCTATGGTTCATAAGCTTTCATCAGAAGATTTCCAGAAGGTCCTGGATGTCAATTTAACAGGTGTATTCAACTGCACTCAGGCAGTCCTGCCGCATCTGATCGAAAATGGCAAAGGGAAAATCATCAATACGTCGTCTGTCAGCGGGGTTTACGGAAACGTCGGTCAGACCAACTATGCTGCAACGAAGGCAGCGGTCGTTGGGATGACGAAAACGTGGGCAAAGGAATTAGGCCGCAAAGGGATCAACGTCAATGCAGTCGCACCGGGCTTTACCGAGACGAACATGGTGGCGGCCGTGCCGGAAAAGGTCATCGATCAAATGAAAGCGATGATTCCACTTGGCAGATTGGGAAAGCCGGAAGATATCGCAAAGGCCTATTTGTACCTCGCATCAGACGATAGTGACTATGTGAATGGCACCGTCCTCCATGTTGATGGCGGAATCATGATGTAA
- a CDS encoding alpha/beta fold hydrolase — protein sequence MTTVVLKKVLLGNGETLAYRERSGGHIPLVLVHGNMTSSKHWDIVLENMDGRYKIYAVDMRGFGESSYHREIASIKDLSDDLKDWVDVLGLNGFSMMGWSTGGAVAMQYVIDHPDDCKNLILLASASTRGYPFMGTKEDGTPDLGKRLRTTEEVKSDKGKTIPVQAAYDGNDRDFLRGLWNALIYSHTQPEARRYEEYIDDMRTQRNLAHIYQALNTFNISGVYNGLVEGTGKAGTISIPVLVIRGERDYVITKEMTEEIIVDIGENAIFVELKNSGHSPLIDDLDQLLDTIHSFLHTKEEMA from the coding sequence ATGACAACGGTTGTATTAAAGAAAGTATTGCTTGGAAATGGAGAAACTCTCGCTTATCGGGAGCGAAGCGGGGGACATATTCCCCTCGTTCTCGTCCATGGGAATATGACGTCATCCAAACACTGGGATATCGTCCTGGAAAATATGGATGGGCGTTATAAGATTTATGCGGTTGATATGAGAGGATTTGGAGAATCCAGCTATCATCGGGAGATTGCAAGTATCAAAGATTTGTCTGATGATCTGAAGGATTGGGTGGACGTGCTTGGTCTCAACGGATTTTCAATGATGGGATGGTCCACAGGAGGGGCGGTCGCGATGCAATATGTCATTGATCATCCCGATGATTGCAAGAATCTAATCTTACTCGCGTCTGCATCTACCAGAGGTTATCCATTTATGGGGACGAAAGAAGATGGCACACCTGATTTGGGAAAACGCCTTCGTACGACGGAAGAAGTGAAATCGGACAAAGGAAAGACGATTCCCGTTCAAGCCGCATATGACGGAAATGACAGGGATTTCCTCCGTGGTCTTTGGAATGCCCTGATCTATTCCCATACCCAGCCTGAGGCAAGACGCTATGAAGAATACATCGATGATATGAGAACCCAGCGGAATCTCGCTCATATTTATCAAGCGCTTAATACGTTCAATATAAGTGGTGTATACAATGGTCTGGTGGAAGGAACGGGTAAGGCCGGCACGATCTCCATACCCGTTCTTGTTATCCGGGGAGAGCGGGATTATGTCATCACAAAGGAAATGACAGAGGAAATCATCGTGGATATAGGAGAAAACGCTATATTTGTCGAATTAAAGAATAGTGGGCATTCACCGCTCATAGACGATTTGGATCAATTGCTCGACACGATCCATTCGTTTTTGCATACGAAGGAGGAAATGGCATGA
- a CDS encoding 3-oxoacyl-ACP synthase gives MTVGMLSTGMYLPSSTMTSKEIAEKAGLPIEVVESKMGIKKKTVPNPEDHTCAMGIQAAREAISKAAIDAKDIDVVIYVGEEHKEYPLWTAGIKLQEEIGAYHAWAFDVALRCGTTIMAMKLAKSLLETDPAIRTVLLAGGYRNSDFIDYENDRTRFMFNLAAGGGAMILQKNLKKNRVLETSIITDGSFSEDVIVPVGGTKEPLTGESLHRYKLDVTDPDGMKKRLEQKSMDHFLKVIRESVYKSGYEEKDISYVAMLHMKRSAHLYVLKELGLTEEQSIYLEEYGHIGQFDQILSLRLAEERGKLKDGDVVVLVSAGIGYAWGATTIVWGNS, from the coding sequence ATGACAGTCGGTATGCTCAGTACAGGGATGTATTTGCCCTCATCCACTATGACAAGTAAAGAAATCGCAGAAAAAGCAGGACTTCCGATAGAGGTTGTAGAAAGCAAAATGGGGATTAAAAAGAAAACGGTTCCAAATCCTGAAGACCATACATGTGCCATGGGGATTCAGGCGGCAAGAGAAGCCATTTCAAAGGCCGCCATCGATGCCAAGGATATAGATGTAGTCATATACGTTGGGGAAGAGCATAAAGAGTATCCCCTCTGGACCGCGGGTATCAAGCTTCAGGAAGAAATCGGGGCGTACCATGCCTGGGCATTCGATGTTGCACTGAGATGCGGAACCACCATCATGGCCATGAAACTTGCAAAAAGCTTACTGGAAACGGACCCTGCCATTAGAACGGTCCTATTGGCAGGGGGCTACCGCAACAGCGACTTCATAGATTACGAGAATGACAGGACCCGCTTTATGTTCAACCTGGCAGCAGGAGGCGGGGCGATGATTCTACAAAAAAACCTGAAGAAAAACCGGGTATTGGAGACATCCATCATCACTGATGGCTCGTTTTCAGAAGACGTCATTGTCCCCGTGGGAGGAACGAAGGAGCCTTTGACAGGAGAGTCCCTCCACCGTTATAAGCTTGATGTGACCGATCCTGATGGAATGAAAAAAAGATTGGAACAGAAGTCCATGGATCACTTCCTAAAGGTCATACGTGAATCCGTATATAAGAGTGGTTACGAAGAAAAGGATATCTCTTATGTTGCGATGCTGCACATGAAGAGGTCCGCCCACCTCTATGTATTAAAGGAATTGGGGCTCACGGAAGAGCAATCCATCTATCTGGAGGAATACGGCCATATCGGGCAATTCGATCAAATTCTATCACTGCGATTGGCGGAAGAAAGAGGCAAGCTGAAGGATGGCGATGTGGTCGTCCTCGTCAGTGCAGGTATTGGATACGCATGGGGGGCGACCACCATCGTCTGGGGGAATTCTTAA
- a CDS encoding branched-chain amino acid ABC transporter permease: MALIILIVYPFFNDSRSMMILLTQVFIFGIFAMSYDLLLGYTGIVSFGHAMFFGIGAYSTGIFLDRMEPTMFWLVVSILTASVIAGIVSYVVGLLTLRLKSHFYAMLTLAFAGLFLVGAEKWRSLTFGNDGFTFRTPDVLKDRLVFYFVCLGVMVIIFLLLKRFTHSPAGSVLQAIRENEQRAESIGFQVLHYKILASVIAGVVACFAGSLYSLSLRFVNTSVFTMDVTLDALLMTIIGGVGTLIGPMVGAGLIEFAHHYLTELAKTYPIFERWIIFFGILYILAVMFFPAGIVGSFKKIKKRKRTKEKDREEKNIAS; the protein is encoded by the coding sequence ATGGCATTAATCATCTTGATCGTTTACCCATTTTTTAACGATTCAAGAAGTATGATGATTCTTTTGACGCAGGTATTCATCTTTGGCATCTTCGCCATGAGTTACGATCTCCTGCTTGGCTATACAGGAATCGTCTCCTTTGGGCACGCCATGTTCTTCGGAATCGGCGCGTATTCCACAGGGATCTTTCTCGACCGGATGGAGCCGACCATGTTTTGGCTCGTAGTCTCTATCCTTACGGCGTCCGTCATTGCAGGAATCGTCAGCTATGTCGTTGGACTCCTGACGTTACGCCTTAAGAGTCATTTCTATGCCATGCTGACCCTGGCCTTCGCAGGTTTGTTCCTCGTCGGTGCGGAAAAGTGGAGAAGCCTGACCTTCGGGAATGACGGATTTACGTTCCGGACACCGGATGTATTGAAGGATCGTCTTGTCTTTTACTTCGTTTGTCTCGGTGTCATGGTCATCATTTTTCTGTTATTAAAAAGGTTCACCCACTCTCCGGCGGGCTCCGTTCTCCAGGCGATCCGTGAAAATGAGCAGAGAGCGGAATCGATCGGCTTCCAGGTTCTTCATTACAAGATTTTAGCCAGTGTGATAGCCGGGGTGGTAGCTTGCTTTGCGGGTTCTTTGTACAGCTTGTCCTTACGCTTCGTGAATACGAGCGTATTCACAATGGATGTGACCCTTGATGCATTATTGATGACCATCATCGGCGGGGTGGGGACTTTGATCGGACCGATGGTCGGTGCAGGGTTGATTGAATTTGCCCATCACTATCTGACTGAGCTCGCGAAAACGTATCCGATCTTTGAACGATGGATCATTTTCTTCGGTATCCTTTATATCCTGGCCGTGATGTTCTTCCCGGCCGGCATTGTGGGATCATTCAAGAAAATCAAGAAGAGAAAACGGACAAAAGAAAAAGACAGAGAAGAGAAAAACATCGCAAGCTAA
- a CDS encoding branched-chain amino acid ABC transporter permease: MDLIITLALNGLATGMLIFLLAAGLTLIFGLMDVLNFAHGGLFAWGAYSGVWIYTVTGSFVIGIIGAVATGLVLGFVTEKFIIQPVYGNHVQQILITLGFMLVLSELLKVVWGPNQLSATAPDYLAGSFSLGDIIVIKYRVFIILIGLFIFTIVQLILNKTRIGLIVRAGVMNKEMVEAFGINIKRVFMYVFMAGSALAALGGVLLAPYSGVIYAEMGMEFAILAFIVVVIGGMGSFPGSLFAAILVGLSGSFMTYYVPELSLAVNMILMALVLIFRPQGLFTVKG; the protein is encoded by the coding sequence ATGGACCTCATCATTACCCTGGCACTGAATGGATTAGCGACAGGGATGCTGATCTTTTTGCTGGCAGCAGGATTGACACTCATATTCGGGTTGATGGATGTATTGAATTTTGCCCACGGCGGATTGTTCGCGTGGGGTGCCTATAGCGGAGTTTGGATTTACACCGTGACAGGGAGCTTTGTGATCGGTATCATCGGAGCGGTTGCAACGGGATTGGTACTAGGTTTTGTGACGGAGAAATTCATCATACAGCCTGTGTATGGAAACCATGTGCAGCAGATCCTCATTACTCTGGGCTTCATGCTCGTCCTGTCTGAATTATTGAAAGTGGTATGGGGACCGAATCAGCTATCGGCCACAGCTCCTGACTATTTAGCTGGAAGCTTTTCGCTCGGGGATATTATCGTCATTAAATACCGTGTCTTCATTATCCTCATCGGCCTCTTCATTTTCACGATTGTGCAGCTGATTTTGAATAAAACGAGAATCGGTTTGATCGTCAGGGCAGGGGTCATGAATAAAGAAATGGTTGAAGCGTTCGGGATCAATATTAAGAGAGTGTTTATGTATGTATTCATGGCCGGGTCTGCACTTGCTGCCCTCGGCGGGGTTCTCCTTGCGCCCTATTCGGGTGTCATATATGCCGAAATGGGCATGGAATTCGCGATCCTTGCCTTCATCGTCGTGGTGATCGGGGGAATGGGGAGCTTTCCGGGTTCATTATTCGCAGCCATCTTAGTTGGATTGTCAGGCTCGTTCATGACCTATTATGTCCCGGAACTATCCCTCGCCGTCAATATGATCTTAATGGCTCTCGTACTCATATTCCGACCACAAGGGTTATTTACAGTAAAGGGGTGA
- a CDS encoding ABC transporter ATP-binding protein has protein sequence MSTLLKVDHIETYIGQYHILQGVSFEVKKGEVTVLLGRNGAGKTTSLRSIMGLTPPSKGKIIYKGEEIHGLPTFKVAGRGIGYVPEDQGIFGELTVEENMKVAMKAQDRETEDRMNWIIDLFPDLKRFWKKAGGNLSGGQKQMLSIARAYLNNNDLILIDEPSKGLAPIVVEKVMRSIEEMKERTTILLVEQNFLMASGIGDRFYIIDDGTTVHHGQMESLVKDEEMKRKYLGIA, from the coding sequence ATGAGCACACTGCTTAAAGTGGATCATATTGAAACGTATATCGGGCAGTACCATATCCTCCAGGGAGTTTCGTTTGAAGTGAAGAAGGGAGAAGTAACGGTACTGCTTGGACGAAACGGTGCAGGGAAAACGACCAGTCTCAGGAGCATCATGGGACTTACACCGCCATCAAAAGGAAAAATCATTTATAAAGGCGAAGAAATCCATGGGCTCCCGACCTTTAAGGTGGCGGGTAGAGGCATCGGTTATGTACCTGAGGATCAAGGGATATTCGGAGAGCTGACAGTGGAAGAAAATATGAAGGTGGCGATGAAAGCCCAGGACCGGGAGACGGAGGACCGCATGAATTGGATCATTGATCTGTTTCCGGATTTAAAGAGGTTCTGGAAGAAAGCCGGAGGGAATTTAAGCGGCGGACAGAAGCAGATGCTTTCCATCGCAAGGGCGTACTTAAATAATAATGACCTCATTTTAATTGATGAACCGAGTAAGGGGCTCGCTCCGATCGTCGTAGAGAAAGTCATGCGTTCCATTGAAGAAATGAAGGAAAGAACGACCATCCTCCTTGTAGAGCAGAATTTTTTGATGGCGAGCGGGATTGGGGACCGTTTCTATATTATCGACGATGGAACCACTGTTCATCATGGCCAGATGGAGTCATTGGTGAAAGATGAAGAAATGAAGAGGAAATACTTAGGAATCGCGTGA